AATGGATGTTTGCAAATTGAACTTGGGTGTTAAGTTTCCTTTATTGTGACTTGAAATACAATCTGGCAttgattttcttaatatttgcTTTCAACCATGTTTAGTGTCATCCAGTTTCAATTCTCAGTTTTTGCAATGGGAGCATTATTAGATTTCATACTCAGGAAAAAGAAGGTTGAAGGATATGGCCAGTTCTATGAGTCTAATTAAATAGATTTAAGGGGATTGATGTGTTTACATAtagttattgttattattattatttttttttttagtgtctTTAGTTGGAGGTGGAAAAGTTATTTCTTATTGGTTTAATGTTATGTAATTAAAGGTTCATCGAAGAGAGATCATTTAAGAGATTTGTTGAAGGTGTCTTGGAGGAATTAGTGGTTGCTTATGTTGATCGTCTTTTAACACAGGTTTTTTCCTTTTCGGGCATAAAAACGTTGACCATACCTCTTTCTCTCCTGTTGGACTTACTTTTGTTGTATGATGTTATCTGTTTCCATAAATAAATTTCTCTTCAATGCCTTATTTTCTAGAAAGACTACATCAAGGAGGAAACAATTGAACGGATGAGACTTGATGAAGAGAGTATTACAGAATTCTTTGCGgagtatataaatttaaatgtaaGTTTTCTCAAGTAGTATACTCTTGACATATATTTGCCAGTTTATTACTGGTTCAGTGCATTTTGTCAATTTAATTCTATAGGTTCATTAACTGTTGTCACTTTGGCTTTGCTTCAGAAGGTTGAAAACAAAGTTAGGGCACTGAGTGATTTGAGAGAACTTGCTTCAGCAGAGAGCGTGGACACTTTTACACTCATTTACACGAATCTTCTTCAACATCAGCCTGACTGTCCGGTAAACAATCATGAACACAGCTGTTGTGCTGGTTATTCTTTTAATCTCATGTTGTAATTTTTGACATTCTATTTTCACCtcaactatttatataaattttttcactTCCTAAATTGGTGGTAGACTAAAACAGTAGGTTGATGTCTCTGTATTCTTCCAGCATACCGTCTGTATGTCTCTTGAATTTCCTGAAGGTTTCTCCCATGAACTTTATGAATAAGTATTATCCATATCTCTGTAATTGCAGCCAGAGGTTGTGGAGAAGCTTGTTGCACTTCGGGAGGGTATACCACGGAAGGATGCAAAGGAGGTATATGTAGTACTAAAAGCATTTTCTAATCCATCATTTCTAGGATAATAACCATAAGTTGTATAATGAATTTCAATATTTGGTTTCTAAAATCCAATTTGATTTTGTGTCATTGGTTTATATTAATATTCACTCGTGCAAATGGTCTGCAAACAAATTTCTTACTGATGTATTGTCAAACAGGTTGTGCAAGAGTGTAGAGAAATCTATGAGAATTCTCTTGTTAATGGAAAGCCACCAAAGATAGGCTTCATCTTCTCAAAGTTGAAGGCCTTATCAGGTTCCAAATCTACTCTGTGGCTGAAGTTGTAATTCAATGCTGACTACAGGTAAATTGTTGTAAATATTTACCTtcgttttgtgttttttttttttttggcagttGCTATTATTGTTCCCTTTGCAACTTCTATGTATAGTTTTAACTTTAACTTGATTAATTTGATGAAAGATTGAAGTGCATTACTTTAATATATGCTTTTTCTGGATCCTAATGAGCATGTTTTTTGTGCATGTTATCACAATACAACCCGCCAATGAAAGCTTGCCACATCAGAAAGTGTAAAACACACTTATTTTCTCATGAACTCCTGGCATTTCATGATGCgcaataatattgataaaatgcTTATTTGCTGCTCCGATCATGTAGGGACTTTCTTTTGCCTATTGAAACCATCTTTAAAATTTCTCCAAAAGAATTAATGTAGGAAATTCTGAATTTAGTAATCATATAGTTCCTAATTACTAATCTTTTTGCatctgtaaattttaaaattcaattcctCAAGTTTGAAGTGGCACAAAATTTGTGTGTATggtcttaaattttgaaattgaaatagaGAATTAAGAGCAAAACAGGTAGCAATAATATATGActgatttcattatttttcgcACTATGCTCTCCCTAATTTAAGGGACATATCCAAATCAAAAGAGCCATTACACAAACATAATCTAATACTTAATTCTATCCTCTTTACCTGCACCACTTGACTAAATACTATATTTAATCCCTAATTTAATAAACATTGCCTTTGCCCACTTGtatatataaactcaaactcCTTTCTTTTAGTTCCTCAGCCACTTTCAAGTCCTCAAGACTTGAAGGTTTTGTAATGGAAAACTTCCTTCCATTGCTCTACAGGAACCCTAAGAGAACTTCGAGACAGTCAAGCCGATACCTTGGAGTGCGGCGGAGGCCGTGGGGGAGATATGCTACTGAGATCAGAAACCGTTATATGAAAGAGAGGCACTGGCTTGGTACATTTGACACTGCTGAAGAAGCTGCAATAGCTTATGATATTTCTTCCATCTCTTTTAGTAGCATAGAGAATGCTTGGACAAACTTTTACTACCGTTTTTATCGTTTCCGACACCCCCTCCACCACCACGTCCAACACCAGCATTGAAAGAGGGTGATCAATTTTGTATGGAGAGCGTGAGTCCAATGGAGAATGATGATGAATCTCTTGTTATTGCTTCTATCTTGCAGAGTTTTTGCCAGTCTGCCAGCAATTCCTTCTGTCCCTAAACAgcaattattaattaatatatgctCTTTAATCTATTAAAGCTTTGTTAACATCTAATTAACACTATCAGCATAGCACTTCTTTGTCCTTTCTTCTTGATATTATTTCACtctctatataatttttttgtgtcttCTTTGGAGAGAATCCGATTCAATTGTGCTCAAGAAAATAGAAGGTGGTGGCTTTGTCTTCAACTTAGGCAGAGTACAAAGCCTTGGGTCAAGTCTCCACAAAACTGGCCTGGGTTAGAAgtttgttgaaaaaaataaaggtataGTGGATCAATAAACCCATGGTCTGGTGTGTCAATCAAGGAGCAAGGTCATTGGCCTCAAATCCCATGTTTCATGGAAGAACCAAGCACATCGAATTGGATGTGCACTTTATAAAAGAACAAGTGGctacaaaaaatttatcagtGTTGTTTGTAACTTCTGAATTTCAGGTAgtagatttattaattaaagctTTATCAGAAAATCGTTTTTGTATTTTGAGAAACAAGTTAAGTTTGGTTGCTTACAAACAATTGTCTGAGAAAGAAAGATTGAAGATAGAACAGAGGAAGTAAAGGAAGAAGAGCAGGTTCAAAATATTGAAACTTTGGCCTGTTAACTGACAGACAAGTTGAAGGATAAGGTTACAACTGAGGGAAGATCCTAGTGCGAGAACGTCAATTGTTATGTTGAAGCTAGAAATCAGGAATGCGTTAATGTTAAGGGATGATGTTTCTTAGTTGCCTATTGCCGGAAGGACgcaaagcttttttttttatattgaagttTTTGTTTGCAATGTTGGTTTTCTGGAGCAAATCAAAGACATCTTTGATTTGAGGAAAGATCTTAAAACCAACATTGCAAATGGTTCATATAGAAGTTTAATGAAATTGTGTATAGAGGAAGTAAACAGTCTTATGTCGTTTTGTGGACGCACACAACATATTGTCAATAACCCGTTTCTAAAGATacgataatatcataataattttaatacttttcataaatcttctattgaaaatcaatataacaattcatatgtaaagtatttaattaactattaaatctaatataatataatatataatcaaaatttttatataataaataacgtACCAGTCagttagaaaaaataaacaaattaatcagcttagattttagattttagatcAAAGTAAATCTTTGTACTAGCCACAACAGAGGAAAACGTAAAATTAGGGTTgagaattaagaaataaatgttgttggttttttttaaatgatagtgatatttttgtaaataattaaaaatagaataaacaactttgtattttaagtttagttaaaaatttaaaaatacagtAAACATTAAATACAACATATAAGTTGCATTTAATACAAGAAAGACATAAATTATGTGATTAATatgttttaggtttaaaaattcttttaaacatatttaGCACGTaaataacacaaaaatataaataatatacaaataatatgtgcAGTTATCAACTAGGCTAACAACAAGGAAAACAATTCTGTCTGTAGAGTAAagaacttttttatatattttcctttctttctatataataaatttaattttttttcaaagaatttttatttttacataacataatcattatttatatattagtttaaataaattttaatatttaaatttcagtGCACAACTCGAGTGGAGAGGCATGAAactttgtaaataataattagcaGCAGCCAAATGTGACATTGAACTTGCAACACAGACGGCCAGTTATATAATGTCAAATGCCATTTTCGTAAAAATAGCAGGAGCCAGGAGCCAGGAGCCAGGAGCAATCATCAAGCTGCCAAGGAAAATTAACTCCTGGAAAAGTACAAGGAAGTTAAACAGGCAATAgtctatataaatattttagtatttcaGTTAAAACAATTTCAGCTTAATATCgctttaataatatattaaattaattttatttataaattgagtatctttaatttatatattaaaaattacataaattaaattgtataaaactattttataaaatttcttacaTGATGTAACAGTAatgttaaaacttttaaatataattataagcCCAATAATGTATTAGACATTGTACATTGTAACAGGATAATATAGAgtcataattatcaataaatagtaaatgaaTAGACTGAATTTAGAATGTTATCAAGTAAGTAGATGAGATATAGTAAGGAGGTATCTAATTAATTGGGAAGAAGATTATATAAGTAATGTAAATGaagtataattgaaattattagtttctatAATTGAATTCAAGAGTGAAGTCAATCTATGTATAGACTTAAATGGATCGTGATTAATAAAGCTTTTATAacaatttgttaataattatattaaaaaagtagaaatatatgtatataatgaattatgtaCAATGAGATCagttctaaaataaataaattaagttttcagTATCTAGAATGATTGACTAATTTTAAGTTTCAGATTTTTAACGAGAATGTTTATAGCATTTGCATGTATTATTTTTAGTATGATGATAGGAgtttaattttacattaatttgaACGGCTAAGTAGTTTCTATAATGCTATAATTACCTTCAGATACATCATGATAACTCTCATAAGTTACGCAAATCATGTAGGCATGTACACTTAGAGCTATTAAGCACTATCATAATAACATCTAAATCCGACAGCTGAATCATCAGTTAGCTGACTCTAGCCCGGCCTCTGTGGCACTGCCAAGTTAACCGCTAGATTCCCTTCCTGAATGAAAATATCCATGACACAAAGAAGAAAGTTATAGAAAACTTGAAAGAGACATCCTTTTAATTGAGAAGTCGTGcaacttaatatatataacattttaacaTCATTCCTCtcatcaaaaataacaaaaaatgagagTTCTCAGTGCAGACTTTGAAGTTTTAGCATGGTGAATGATTGGTTGTTAGCTTCAGTTTTGCATTTCGTGAAGGTAGCAACCAGTCGTTCTCCTTTGATCTACACCGTTAACACTAAAAACTTTTGCACTACAAATGACTCTACATACAAAATTAGACAGAGACGCagagggagaagagagagaaagagttaCTGAGGGAGGATCAGCCTGAAGGTCTGTATTTTTCGGATCAGTGGTGGCTTCATCAGTAGCTTCATTAACCTTTTGATCTGAATTACTCGAGGAGTTGTGTTGGTTTTTCATAATCATTTGAAGGCCTAAGCACTTGAGAATTGCGCTCAAAGCTTCGATAAAATAGCAAGGGCGGAGGGTTTCTTGAATCTTCTCCTGGGTTGAAGATAATGTTGATGATGAATCCTCCATTTTGgttgatcttcttcttcttcttctctccttCAGTAACTCTCTCTTAAATGCTTTGTTTTGGTAATTTAATGTGGTCGGCCTTTGACTACTGTTGAATTGAAACATGTGAGCATGTGCCACGTCAGCATGCTGATGTGGTACATCCCATCAATCATTCCATGCCATCTGATGAATAGAATTATCCTATCAAATATAAAGAAAACTCTTTAATGggttttacaaattaaataatttagtaaacaatatgtaaatttaatCATCCTCCATCCATTGTTCACAATAAatcaaatatgtttttatattaatttcccaGGGTTagcattaaatttttttatcataataatagGGTTTGGCTAATAATACTTACATAAATGTGATTTTTAAGGTGATAGCACCATACTATATGTGGggcaagatttaaaaaattccaAATGTTTTTAATACTAATACAATCCCCATACATCAATATTCAcattattgaattgaaattctaatCAACTTACTAttacataacataaataatatttctttataataCAAGTGTTATTAATGATTTAACAATGTTGCCTAAGTGAAATAATTTGTTAAACCTGCTATCACATATTAAAATTGGAGTCTTATTTAATTTCTCTCTTACATCGCCGATGGatcattattacttttatttccaaaaatataaataagtccAAGAATCCCTTAAAATGAAGGTACTAGTTGCAGTTCTTTCTGAGTTGATGTAATTGCCAAGAATTACATAATCAATGTCCACTTGAGCTGGGCTGAAGTTTGGATCATCATCTGGAATGCGGAAAATTTTCAGCATTGGGAAACATAATGAATGAGGTATAAATAGACATAACTAGATTTGTGATGGGCAGTtgagagaaatatgaaataaaaggTAATTAATCAAACATCATTGAATGGCCATGGCAGGTGAGCTACCTGCCCTTAACTGAGATCCATGTGAAGTGATAATTGTTAATTGGCCAAAAGAtgtattcccacccaaggtttggtgcaagcACAAACTTCTACCCAtaggtttcaaaaactcaaacacttatccATTATCCAACTCAAACACTTATCTTCGTCCAAACAAATAAGATGATTCGTCTTTGTCTAGAAGACAAATCGTTTATCTTTTAAATAGATTCGTCATCCAAAAGAACGACATTGGGTTTTTGTTGACGGATTTGTTCATTCAACAGATTTGTTCACTCGATGGATAAGAGACGAAGCATGGTTGGGTTTTCGTTTGATATATTTGTCCGTTCAATAATGATGACGACCCAGAAATGATAGAGATTAGGAAGAGAAAATAGTCGAAGATGGATTACGTCAGTCATCAGAAGAAAAGGCAATTGGACGAAGATGAAAGGTCGTTGAAAAATGGAAAGTAGGTTCTGAAACCCTAAGAGAGAAATGTgattcttcaaaatttaatccttgagaaaaattgatagttttccaaactaaaggggaaatgatataaacttttagaattttagagtttagtagttaaacaatgattttatccttacccttaacagaaaattctaacaaaaaataaatgacGAGtaggtgtttggatttttaaaaccTCGTAGGTGGAAGTTTCtatttgcaccaaaccttgggtaggaataagtcttttggccttgttaatttttttgatgtTATCGAAATTTCTAAGAACTATcatacaaaagaataaaagtgaAAAGGATATTGTGTGGGAATAACTTTGAAAACCAAGAACCTTTCCAAAGTGGTTTACATTTTCCTTtctattattacttttttattagagggtaacaaaactaaaataaaaatgttaaaaataaattcccAAAAGAGTCACCTTGAAAAACCCTCGAATTCCCTTTTACCTATGTAGTATTTATAAAAGCAAGTGGTAAGGTTCAATAAAAGAAATACACGAGATATACCTTAAtcttattatatcaaatttagttatttaaataGAAGTTATCAATTATGTTAGCCCAATGAAGTAAGTATATATGATGTCATGATCATTATCTCGTATTTGTTGGAGATAGGATGAAAGATGATTAAGTGTATTATGAAATTGTTAAGATTTATCTTTCTTATTATTTCTAGGCAAAAGAGTATTTATCTGTGCCTTAACTTGATATGTGGATAGATGATGTGACGAGTTTTTACATTTTGTTTGCATAGCTAATCACTTTTTCAATGTCATTTTCATAAGTTTGACTAAAGAGCTTGATTGCACAACAAATGCCTCCCAATTTTGAAGTACAAATAAGGCTTCATAAACTCATCACTTATCATCATAAAGAAATGGCACATAGACATTTAAGGTTTCTTACTTTGTAGTATGTTGTGATGATGACATATGAGTAATGTATTAAATGCATGGCATGCACATTGTATGTCTATCATGGTAATTCAACTTGCCAAGACATAGGGTTTGTATGTCTCACTAGATTAAGGACACTTTTCACTGACATAGCTTTGACGGTCAGGATTGTTTCCTACTTGACCTTAACTTTGCTATAAAATAGCACAATTTTATGTTTAAGCTTATTCTTTACCTAGTATTCCCAagcattcaattttttcaaaccctTAACAACTTTAAAATTCTTCTTTGAAAACCTTAAAGCTTTCATCAAACTCTTAATCCTTTTCCAAAAGACTTCCTTAATTCTTTCGAGTGAGTTTCACTGGAACACCTTCTTTACCATATGCCCAATGTGTCAAAGTGTATTATTCATTAAGTATTCCAAATGTGGGTTCTCTCGATTATGGTGATGGattattttgtatatgtatCATAAGTCATTTTATAGGCTCTCAGACATGTTGTCTTGAAAGATTtacattttatcaataaaatgtttTGACGTAGAAACATGTCTTTAGTGTTTTTG
This is a stretch of genomic DNA from Mangifera indica cultivar Alphonso chromosome 11, CATAS_Mindica_2.1, whole genome shotgun sequence. It encodes these proteins:
- the LOC123230030 gene encoding LOW QUALITY PROTEIN: ethylene-responsive transcription factor ERF088-like (The sequence of the model RefSeq protein was modified relative to this genomic sequence to represent the inferred CDS: inserted 1 base in 1 codon) produces the protein MENFLPLLYRNPKRTSRQSSRYLGVRRRPWGRYATEIRNRYMKERHWLGTFDTAEEAAIAYDISSISFSSIENAWTNFYYRFXSFPTPPPPPRPTPALKEGDQFCMESVSPMENDDESLVIASILQSFCQSASNSFCP